The following proteins are co-located in the Schistocerca nitens isolate TAMUIC-IGC-003100 chromosome 2, iqSchNite1.1, whole genome shotgun sequence genome:
- the LOC126235193 gene encoding uncharacterized protein LOC126235193 produces MATRGTRSEGINYEDVLRMMEESDFSSLSDDESQQLSDGEAVPESTVTTEQADIEIEDPTPGSSQDSGRTHCDLNRGEWDEYVREDKKVCALKWKDNKAVILVSSCVGSESQVTCKRWSKAQNRSIDVPQPAIAKSYNCNMGGIDQCDRFMAY; encoded by the exons ATGGCTACACGCGGCACACGCTCTGAAG GAATCAACTATGAAGACGTACTTCGGATGATGGAGGAGAGTGACTTCAGTTCACTTTCAGACGATGAGAGTCAACAATTGTCGGATGGGGAGGCTGTCCCTGAATCTACAGTCACTACTGAACAAGCAGACATAGAAATAGAAGACCCTACGCCTGGTTCGTCGCAGGACAGTGGACGTACAC ATTGTGATCTAAACAGAGGTGAATGGGATGAATATGTGAGGGAAGACAAAAAGGTGTGTGCACTTAAATGGAAAGATAACAAGGCTGTCATTTTGGTATCATCTTGTGTTGGGAGTGAGTCGCAAGTTACTTGTAAGCGATGGTCAAAGGCGCAGAACAGAAGTATTGATGTACCACAACCAGCTATTGCGAAGAGTTACAATTGTAACATGGGTGGTATTGACCAATGTGACAGATTCATGGCCTACTAA